In Plodia interpunctella isolate USDA-ARS_2022_Savannah chromosome 17, ilPloInte3.2, whole genome shotgun sequence, one genomic interval encodes:
- the LOC128677159 gene encoding alpha-mannosidase 2-like isoform X4, whose amino-acid sequence MWWRDTNTTGSKRAKFINLLHTGKLEIVNGGWVMNDEANSHWMSVVQQLTTGHQWLLDNVDYIPKNSWSIDPFGYSSVQAYLYKLAGFDNAVIQRVHYRIKKELALNRQLEFRWRQLWDGVGKTDMFTHMMPSYWYDIPHSCGPDPKICCQFDFKRLPGYDVSCPWGVAPRKINMWNIHERASAILDQWRKKAQLYRSNVLMFPLGDDFRYDRANEWDDQFQNYQKLIDYINAKTQWNTKIQFGTLEDYFKAVHAEVKLSNFPVLTGDFFTYADHKQHYWSGYFTTHPFYKNMDRVLLAYVRAAESLTALAVTSSSVPAVTSLQLRDGVEQARRALALFQHHDAITGTSRAYVIKDYAVRLLNAINTSQSVLQRAAYFLLQQPAILNQTGKDIYFDVDDIWRQHDKIPNRITIILNPSSPSRRLVLYNALAFKRQEIFTVMVSTPHVQVMDPNGVVLEAQVSPVVWGTDRLSLAFSKFQLSFLATATPLSLTTYTVAYRHTHSINNHTTYASVRVYNTYHWEIYLPKMFNVTKLQSRLTTDITLQAGNATRVVLTPSGLIKALVSKDGIATPVNMEFVKYDTPLNDFDNNSGAYLFIPSGPAEEFRAQMFSEILVVEGKYKGTMYTVLSEPAKADIMMAISVYDNPSLPQTEVEITNTLMINPQVDDLELAMRLSTAVRNNDVFYTDLNGMEMIRRRYFEKLPIQANYYPLPAAAYIEDDNVRVTLLTSTPLGVAALQPGSIEVMQDRRLSRDDNRGLGHGVRDNIRTRHTFRIIVEPADKGCEPRTPAEHPSGQLSLGAHVSQQQLLQPMISMQYSPRDDSSPHYSSALSSAADIVLASYRAHVSAKDKEDNFQHGLGMTFHRVYLDSCYGNKEISKWYPVGDGQVRIKEIVDARAEDILESSLTYVRTRNPIPDGIITICPMEVRSVFVRQD is encoded by the exons ATGTGGTGGCGGGACACTAACACAACTGGCTCCAAGAGGGCCAAATTCATAAA TCTATTGCATACCGGCAAACTGGAGATCGTGAACGGCGGGTGGGTGATGAATGACGAGGCGAATAGTCACTGGATGTCTGTCGTCCAGCAGCTAACCACGG gtCACCAATGGTTATTGGACAATGTAGATTATATTCCGAAGAACTCGTGGTCTATTGACCCATTCGGGTACTCCAGCGTGCAGGCATACCTCTACAAGTTGGCTGGGTTCGACAACGCGGTGATCCAGAGGGTGCATTACAGGATCAAGAAGGAGCTGGCCTTGAATAGGCAGCTGGAGTTTAGATGGAGGCAGTTATGGG ATGGTGTTGGCAAAACTGATATGTTTACTCATATGATGCCATCCTATTGGTATGATATACCTCACTCGTGCGGACCAGACCCCAag aTCTGTTGCCAGTTTGACTTTAAGCGATTACCCGGCTACGATGTGTCGTGCCCATGGGGCGTGGCGCccaggaaaataaatatgtggaATATACATGaaag AGCGAGCGCGATCCTGGACCAGTGGCGCAAGAAAGCGCAGCTGTACCGCAGCAACGTGCTGATGTTCCCGCTGGGGGACGACTTCCGCTACGACCGCGCCAACGAGTGGGACGATCAGTTCCAGAACTACCAGAAGCTCATTGACTATATCAACGCAAAGACACAATGGAACACAAAG ATCCAGTTTGGTACACTTGAAGACTACTTCAAAGCGGTTCACGCGGAGGTGAAATTATCGAATTTCCCGGTGTTGACTGGAGATTTCTTCACGTACGCCGATCACAAACAGCACTACTGGAGCGGGTACTTCACCACACATCCGTTCTATAAGAACATGGACAGAGTTTTACTGGCATATGTCAG GGCCGCGGAGTCGCTGACGGCGCTGGCGGTGACGTCGTCGTCGGTGCCCGCGGTGACGTCGCTGCAGCTGCGCGACGGCGTGGAGCAGGCGCGCCGCGCGCTGGCGCTGTTCCAGCATCACGACGCCATCACCGGCACCTCGCGCGCTTACGTTATAAAAGACTATGCCGTCAG acTTCTTAACGCCATAAACACCAGCCAATCAGTGCTGCAGCGCGCCGCGTACTTCCTCCTGCAACAGCCGGCCATCTTGAATCAAACGGGAAAAGACATTTACTTCGATGTGGACGACATCTGGCGGCAACACGACAAGATTCCCAACAGGATCACGATAATTCTGAACCCTTCGTCGCCTTCTAGAAGATTGGTGCTGTACAATGCACTGGCGTTCAAGAGACAGGAAATATTCACTGTTATGGTGTCTACCCCTCATGTTCAA GTGATGGACCCGAACGGCGTAGTGCTGGAGGCGCAGGTGTCGCCGGTGGTGTGGGGCACGGACCGCCTGTCGCTGGCGTTCAGCAAGTTCCAGCTGTCGTTCCTGGCTACGGCCACGCCGCTCTCGCTGACCACCTACACGGTGGCGTACAGGCATACCCACTCCATCAACAA TCACACAACATATGCTAGCGTGCGGGTATATAATACTTACCACTGGGAGATCTACTTGCCGAAGATGTTCAACGTCACAAAGTTACAGTCCAGACTCACAACAGATATAACTCTGCAAGCCGGCAACGCGACAAGAGTCGTGCTCACGCCGAGTGGACTCATCAAGGCGTTGGTCTCGAAAGATGGAATCGCTACGCCTGTAAATATGGAGTTTGTTAA ATACGACACGCCACTGAACGATTTCGACAACAACAGCGGCGCGTATCTGTTCATTCCATCGGGACCCGCCGAGGAGTTCCGGGCGCAGATGTTCTCTGAGATTCTGGTGGTGGAGGGGAAGTACAAGGGCACCATGTACACCGTACTCTCTGAACCCGCGAAGGCAGACATCATGATGGCG ATCTCTGTGTACGACAACCCGTCGCTGCCGCAGACGGAGGTGGAGATCACGAACACGCTGATGATCAACCCGCAGGTCGATGACCTCGAGCTGGCCATGCGGCTCTCCACCGCCGTGCGGAACAACGACGTCTTCTACACCGACCTCAACGGAATGGAA ATGATCAGACGGCGGTACTTCGAGAAGCTTCCGATACAAGCGAACTACTACCCGCTGCCGGCGGCCGCGTACATTGAGGACGACAACGTTCGCGTCACTCTGCTCACGTCCACGCCTCTCGGAGTCGCCGCGCTGCAACCTGGCTCCATTGAG GTGATGCAGGACCGTCGTCTCAGCCGCGACGACAACCGTGGCTTGGGCCACGGCGTGCGGGACAACATTCGAACGCGACACACCTTCCGGATCATCGTTGAGCCCGCGGACAAAGGCTGTGAG CCGCGGACGCCGGCGGAGCACCCGAGCGGGCAGCTGTCGCTGGGCGCGCACGTGTCGCAGCAACAGCTGCTGCAGCCGATGATCAGCATGCAGTACTCCCCGCGCGACGACTCCTCGCCGCACTACTCCAGCGCGCTCAGCTCCGCCGCCGACATCGTGCTGGCTTCCTACAGGGCGCACGTGTCCGCCAAG GATAAGGAGGACAACTTTCAACATGGCTTAGGCATGACCTTCCATAGGGTCTATCTGGATTCATGCTACGGCAACAAGGAGATTAGTAAGTGGTATCCCGTGGGAGACGGACAG GTCCGCATAAAAGAAATAGTGGACGCTCGAGCGGAAGATATTCTAGAAAGTTCGTTGACTTATGTCCGCACCCGGAACCCAATCCCTGATGGAATAATAACTATATGTCCCATGGAGGTGCGCTCCGTGTTCGTCCGCCAAGATTGA
- the LOC128677159 gene encoding alpha-mannosidase 2-like isoform X5, with translation MNDEANSHWMSVVQQLTTGHQWLLDNVDYIPKNSWSIDPFGYSSVQAYLYKLAGFDNAVIQRVHYRIKKELALNRQLEFRWRQLWDGVGKTDMFTHMMPSYWYDIPHSCGPDPKICCQFDFKRLPGYDVSCPWGVAPRKINMWNIHERASAILDQWRKKAQLYRSNVLMFPLGDDFRYDRANEWDDQFQNYQKLIDYINAKTQWNTKIQFGTLEDYFKAVHAEVKLSNFPVLTGDFFTYADHKQHYWSGYFTTHPFYKNMDRVLLAYVRAAESLTALAVTSSSVPAVTSLQLRDGVEQARRALALFQHHDAITGTSRAYVIKDYAVRLLNAINTSQSVLQRAAYFLLQQPAILNQTGKDIYFDVDDIWRQHDKIPNRITIILNPSSPSRRLVLYNALAFKRQEIFTVMVSTPHVQVMDPNGVVLEAQVSPVVWGTDRLSLAFSKFQLSFLATATPLSLTTYTVAYRHTHSINNHTTYASVRVYNTYHWEIYLPKMFNVTKLQSRLTTDITLQAGNATRVVLTPSGLIKALVSKDGIATPVNMEFVKYDTPLNDFDNNSGAYLFIPSGPAEEFRAQMFSEILVVEGKYKGTMYTVLSEPAKADIMMAISVYDNPSLPQTEVEITNTLMINPQVDDLELAMRLSTAVRNNDVFYTDLNGMEMIRRRYFEKLPIQANYYPLPAAAYIEDDNVRVTLLTSTPLGVAALQPGSIEVMQDRRLSRDDNRGLGHGVRDNIRTRHTFRIIVEPADKGCEPRTPAEHPSGQLSLGAHVSQQQLLQPMISMQYSPRDDSSPHYSSALSSAADIVLASYRAHVSAKDKEDNFQHGLGMTFHRVYLDSCYGNKEISKWYPVGDGQVRIKEIVDARAEDILESSLTYVRTRNPIPDGIITICPMEVRSVFVRQD, from the exons ATGAATGACGAGGCGAATAGTCACTGGATGTCTGTCGTCCAGCAGCTAACCACGG gtCACCAATGGTTATTGGACAATGTAGATTATATTCCGAAGAACTCGTGGTCTATTGACCCATTCGGGTACTCCAGCGTGCAGGCATACCTCTACAAGTTGGCTGGGTTCGACAACGCGGTGATCCAGAGGGTGCATTACAGGATCAAGAAGGAGCTGGCCTTGAATAGGCAGCTGGAGTTTAGATGGAGGCAGTTATGGG ATGGTGTTGGCAAAACTGATATGTTTACTCATATGATGCCATCCTATTGGTATGATATACCTCACTCGTGCGGACCAGACCCCAag aTCTGTTGCCAGTTTGACTTTAAGCGATTACCCGGCTACGATGTGTCGTGCCCATGGGGCGTGGCGCccaggaaaataaatatgtggaATATACATGaaag AGCGAGCGCGATCCTGGACCAGTGGCGCAAGAAAGCGCAGCTGTACCGCAGCAACGTGCTGATGTTCCCGCTGGGGGACGACTTCCGCTACGACCGCGCCAACGAGTGGGACGATCAGTTCCAGAACTACCAGAAGCTCATTGACTATATCAACGCAAAGACACAATGGAACACAAAG ATCCAGTTTGGTACACTTGAAGACTACTTCAAAGCGGTTCACGCGGAGGTGAAATTATCGAATTTCCCGGTGTTGACTGGAGATTTCTTCACGTACGCCGATCACAAACAGCACTACTGGAGCGGGTACTTCACCACACATCCGTTCTATAAGAACATGGACAGAGTTTTACTGGCATATGTCAG GGCCGCGGAGTCGCTGACGGCGCTGGCGGTGACGTCGTCGTCGGTGCCCGCGGTGACGTCGCTGCAGCTGCGCGACGGCGTGGAGCAGGCGCGCCGCGCGCTGGCGCTGTTCCAGCATCACGACGCCATCACCGGCACCTCGCGCGCTTACGTTATAAAAGACTATGCCGTCAG acTTCTTAACGCCATAAACACCAGCCAATCAGTGCTGCAGCGCGCCGCGTACTTCCTCCTGCAACAGCCGGCCATCTTGAATCAAACGGGAAAAGACATTTACTTCGATGTGGACGACATCTGGCGGCAACACGACAAGATTCCCAACAGGATCACGATAATTCTGAACCCTTCGTCGCCTTCTAGAAGATTGGTGCTGTACAATGCACTGGCGTTCAAGAGACAGGAAATATTCACTGTTATGGTGTCTACCCCTCATGTTCAA GTGATGGACCCGAACGGCGTAGTGCTGGAGGCGCAGGTGTCGCCGGTGGTGTGGGGCACGGACCGCCTGTCGCTGGCGTTCAGCAAGTTCCAGCTGTCGTTCCTGGCTACGGCCACGCCGCTCTCGCTGACCACCTACACGGTGGCGTACAGGCATACCCACTCCATCAACAA TCACACAACATATGCTAGCGTGCGGGTATATAATACTTACCACTGGGAGATCTACTTGCCGAAGATGTTCAACGTCACAAAGTTACAGTCCAGACTCACAACAGATATAACTCTGCAAGCCGGCAACGCGACAAGAGTCGTGCTCACGCCGAGTGGACTCATCAAGGCGTTGGTCTCGAAAGATGGAATCGCTACGCCTGTAAATATGGAGTTTGTTAA ATACGACACGCCACTGAACGATTTCGACAACAACAGCGGCGCGTATCTGTTCATTCCATCGGGACCCGCCGAGGAGTTCCGGGCGCAGATGTTCTCTGAGATTCTGGTGGTGGAGGGGAAGTACAAGGGCACCATGTACACCGTACTCTCTGAACCCGCGAAGGCAGACATCATGATGGCG ATCTCTGTGTACGACAACCCGTCGCTGCCGCAGACGGAGGTGGAGATCACGAACACGCTGATGATCAACCCGCAGGTCGATGACCTCGAGCTGGCCATGCGGCTCTCCACCGCCGTGCGGAACAACGACGTCTTCTACACCGACCTCAACGGAATGGAA ATGATCAGACGGCGGTACTTCGAGAAGCTTCCGATACAAGCGAACTACTACCCGCTGCCGGCGGCCGCGTACATTGAGGACGACAACGTTCGCGTCACTCTGCTCACGTCCACGCCTCTCGGAGTCGCCGCGCTGCAACCTGGCTCCATTGAG GTGATGCAGGACCGTCGTCTCAGCCGCGACGACAACCGTGGCTTGGGCCACGGCGTGCGGGACAACATTCGAACGCGACACACCTTCCGGATCATCGTTGAGCCCGCGGACAAAGGCTGTGAG CCGCGGACGCCGGCGGAGCACCCGAGCGGGCAGCTGTCGCTGGGCGCGCACGTGTCGCAGCAACAGCTGCTGCAGCCGATGATCAGCATGCAGTACTCCCCGCGCGACGACTCCTCGCCGCACTACTCCAGCGCGCTCAGCTCCGCCGCCGACATCGTGCTGGCTTCCTACAGGGCGCACGTGTCCGCCAAG GATAAGGAGGACAACTTTCAACATGGCTTAGGCATGACCTTCCATAGGGTCTATCTGGATTCATGCTACGGCAACAAGGAGATTAGTAAGTGGTATCCCGTGGGAGACGGACAG GTCCGCATAAAAGAAATAGTGGACGCTCGAGCGGAAGATATTCTAGAAAGTTCGTTGACTTATGTCCGCACCCGGAACCCAATCCCTGATGGAATAATAACTATATGTCCCATGGAGGTGCGCTCCGTGTTCGTCCGCCAAGATTGA